The sequence below is a genomic window from Lagopus muta isolate bLagMut1 chromosome 9, bLagMut1 primary, whole genome shotgun sequence.
TTCACCAACACCCAGGGTCCCCCCACAACACTCGGGGTGAAGTGGCCCACGTAACACACAGAAGACAACACTTTGCCAACCTCAGAATTAACTCACATTTGAGAAgaactttatttaaaatcagaGGTTATACAGACTTCCCCTCCCCCATTGATTACAAAATATGAGCTTCCAAGAATAAGGAATGTCGTTGCGTTGCACAGCCTGGTTCTGGAGCATGGCCTGGGCCACACCAGTTTACACCACTTCCAATGATTCCAGATGGAAATACAACAACCAGCAAAAAGTCTGCTCCTTCACAGCTACAAGACATGAAATTCAACCCTACAGAAAGTTGTATCTATTACTACTAATGTAACCAGATTTTAAATGTCTTCTAAGaaacctgaaaaaaagaaatcttgctTTAGCAACGGCATGCAACAGCAGACCTATTTCAGACCGCTTTGTTTACCACAACAGACAGTAGGGAGAGCCTCATGGAGCTGAGGCCATCAGCAATAAGGAATGATCAACAGCAGCACTTTCCATTGTGATTTAAGTTACATTCTTCTATACAGGTAAGGAGGGTTTggtttctgcttttcagcactACTAATAAGGAACTGCAATCATCCTGAGGGAGGCAGCTTAGCACTGGATCCATTGCTGGATGACACATCAAGGTGAAAGCAGGATTTACCTTAAATACAATTAGAATATATATTGCGAGACATACTATACTGTGCTGATACTGCACACCGAAGCAAAACTGCGGGTTGGAGGGGCAGGGTCCCCGGTACCTGCACAAGGCATCCCTATCCCCACACAGCATTTTAGGACCAAAGCCCACAACTCGGTGGGAGGTTTCCAAGACGTGCATGCAGCGCCGCTGCAGCCCAATTCCAGGAGCAGCCTGGGAGCGTGTGTCCTCGGGGACGAACAGTTTGTGGCAGCCCCACAATGGGCAATGTTGAGAAGGGCTGCTGCCCGGCCATGCCAGCTCGCGGGCAGGGAACGCACCCCAGCTCTACACAAACAGGCATTCGTATGGGGTACGACGGGAAGCACGGGGTGAGGTTATCTAATGCAGTACGAGCCCGAGGGCCAACGCGGTGCCGCacgctgcagctctgccccgcACACCGCGCTGAGCTGCACGGCGCCGGCCGCTCGCCAGCAGCGCGCTCTGTGTCGGTGCTCCGACTGCCACTGAAATCCCGGCTGCGGTTTCAAACAGAGCCGTTTCTGGCGGCACGGTGGCTCGTGCGGATGTGGGAGCGGTGCTCACGGTGGGCGTCAGTCCCCGGGAACCCGCACTGCACAGTCTGACATGTTACGTGAGCACGGAGATACGTTGCTGAATAAGCAGGTCCACGATTGGGGCTCAACAACATAACTTTATTGCTGTGTACATGTGGTGCTGCTCAAGGCACTGTGGCACGGACTGGGACGCTCGGAATGGCGGCGAAGGGCCTGGAatgcgcggcggggcgggggctcACATGCCCATGCGGATGCTCTGGATGATCTGGAAGATGGCTGCAAGAGAGGGGGCGCTCagcggggccgcggggcggggcggggcgcggggcgcggggcTCACCTGATCCGCAGACCACGAAGATGAACAGCGCCAGCAGCCAGGGCCCGACCGACGCTTTCTCCTCCGGGGCCGTCCTCTGCGGGCACAGCATCGCGTTACGCGCCGCCCCGCGCCTACCCgcgccgcccccggccccggccccggccccacGCACCGAGGTCTTGGCGACGTTCCCGCGCTGCGTGATGTTCTTGCTGTGCTTCTCGTTGGCCATGCGGATGCGCTGCTTGGCCACCATGGTGCGGccgcgccgggccgggccgggaccgctccgctccgctctcTGCGCCGCGTCAGCACCGCGCGGCGCCGCCCGCCGGAAGCCGTCACGCCGGGCGCCGCCCGCCGCCAACCCGTGCCGCCCGCCGGCAGCGCTTCCGGGGCGGCAGGCGGAAGCGGCCTCTCCGCGTCACGTGACCGGCGGTGCCTCTCGCGCCGCGCGACGTGGAGCTCCAAGGGGCGGCCGCGCCGCTACTCACCCGGAAGTAGAAGCACCGCCAAGATGGCGCCGCCCGCGCCGCTGCTGGCAGGTGGGCGCCGCGCCGGGCGGGGGGGCTCCGAGGACGGCGCCGGGCTCCGCCCTCCCTCCTGCCGAGGTCGAGTCCCGCCGGCGACGCCGCCGCTCCGTCCCTGTCCTCCCGTCCCGCTGCGGAGGCGGCTGTGGCGGACGGGGTGTGGAGCTCGGCGGGACCCGGGCGGGCGTTCGGCCACGGGCCCGGGCTCACGTCGTTCTCCCGGCGGCGGCCGAGGGCTGGCGGCAGCGTTCCGCCGTGCTCCGGCCGCCGAAGTGGTCGCCGCTGTCCGCGGAACGCCCAGGCGGAGCTCGGCCGCGCTGCGCGGCGGTAACGCGCGGACGGGCTGCGGTGACGGCGCTCCGTGTCACGTTTGCCCCTGATTCAGTGCGGCGGTCAGCGTGCGTGAGGCCGGAACGTTCCTTATGAACTTTAGTCGCTTTGTTAACTCTAAAACGCGAAAAAGGGGAGAGATTTCAGCGTTCGTAAATGAGGTTAAAGTTTGGCTTTGGACGGTTCTGAGAATTTGCAGTGGGTGCgtgtttgtttcctctttcagtGCGGGGCTCCGAAGGGCTCTTCATGGTGAACGGACCACCCAGCTTCACAGAGAGCGCAGTGTTCCAAAGGTACCGTGCTGCACGGCCGTCTGCTCCGCTGGCAGGCGTCACCGGGCATGGAGAGGTGGAAGGAACCCGGGGGCTGTCACGGCCCACTGTTGGGCTGATGTCTGGCTTTCAGGTTTTTTGCTGAGATGTAAACGTAGACTCCAGAATTGAAAAATGTGTAAATAAGTGAACTTTTCCATACCTGCAGTTGTTCagaaagctgcttctgaaaGCTTTGCCTTGGCCTGACTCCAAATGTGAAAATGACTGAGCAATTAGAATAGAacagttcagttggaagggaccatcaATGGTGCtacagctcagctgtgctctttCTGTTACGAAGCGTGATTCTGGACTACGAGACAAAAATTGTTGTGgtgttttaatttctaaaaatactttAAGTTATGCAACGCATTTGAATACTAACgtgcatttcttatttctttagggactttggaaaaaattgcaaagcTGTTGCTTTTAGCAAGGACGGTTCCCTCTTTGCCTGGTGCAATGGAGAAAGGTTGGTGCATTTTATGATGCTAGTCAATTTATATGAAGTAAACTGGGTCAATTTTTGCCATATTTACCTTGTTTATGTGAAGGCTGTTGAAGCAGTggctttattttataaatagtAAATGAAAtacttgctgtttttttcatatttataatGCACACACTCCCCTGTAACCTGGATCTGCTttagttgttttgctttgtggattttttgtcctatttcccagcacagcagtgtttggTTTTCTGCCATTAGTCCAAGTAGCACAACCTTGCTgctggttgattttttttcctccatgacAGTATGTTCTGAGATGCAGtgagtgctgggctgcagtTTGGCTGTGGAGGTGGAATGTTTTTCAACGTGTTacaaagaaatttgaaaatCTGCTATATCACACCTGAGCTGTTAATGAAGTTCATCCCGTGCATTTTTATTCAGTTAGAAGATCTTTAGCCTGTTCTGTGGAAGCATGGATGGAATCTCTGTGGATGGAGCATACCTTGCACTGGCTCAGGGTCAAAATGTTGCATATTGAAGTACAGGATACACTTTGACCAGAGCTTTCATGTTgtcagtttctgttttgcttgggtgtctggttttaaaatatgttcCTTCAAAAATTTAGtaaaagcaggaggagaaaacaggTCGTCTAATTTTGTATCATTGGAGCAGAACCAAATACATGAAAAGTTACCTTGGCAATTATCTCATCTAAGCATGTTTCATTGAAATACTGTCTTTTGGTTCCAGAGTAAATATTGTTAACGTCACCAGTGCAGGATTGCTGCGTTCCTTTGATCTTCCGAAGGCAGTTTGTCTTGAATTCTCACCAAAGAATAACATTCTGGCAACGTGGCAGGCCTATTCAGGTGAGCATTTACCTGCTACAAAGGTACACAGGGTAAATGAGTATTTTAATGTCATTTAATTACAATACTTGATTTGTCATTGTGGCACTTTCACTGGTTGAAGGAGCAAAGtggaaaacattcagaaaatgacTTGGTTGTTGAAATGTAtaggaaaggaggggaggggtAAGAGCCTCTGAAAGCATCTGGTGTTGAGCACTCTCACAAACCAGTGTGTGTGCACTGTCACTCTGTTACGTGGGTGGAGTGTTTCCAGCAAATGCCAACGGGACGCTTTGACAAGATGCTGTTCCAGCAGTTTGTAATGTGTAGACAAATGAGGAGTTGTCTCAGAGTAGTTACATCCCCCTCTGGACACAGGCAACATAAACATCTATTCTCTCCTCTACCTCTGTGTGGAGTTTGTTCCTAATTCAGATAAGCCACAGATTTATCAAAGCTGATGTCTGATGTGTGTGGTGTGAATGCTGTCTGTAAGTGGAAGGGTTGCTGTAAGGTAAGGgggtgggctgtgctgtggtgtGGGATGCCtggtgtgctgctggctggtACTGGTGCAGGACAGATGCTGGCTGTGGGCTCACAGAGGTACGTTAGGAGGTGTGTAAACGGATGTCCTGCGGCCAGTGGTAATGGGCTTGTGATGGAGTCCCTGCACCTCTGAATGCTAGTTCCTTCTGCAGGCTGCAAGACTGGAAGATACTATCAGGTAAAGCAATTAACATCCTAGAGCTTAGCATGACAGGAAGAGGGACGTTTCTTGTTAGAAGTTTGGTTGCTTGTAGAGTCACGAGTTGGAAACATCATGATTCAAGCAGGTTTATTCCCAGGAGACCACGGCTTCAGTGCAGTGTTTTTGTTGCAGCTGCCAAAGATGGCACAGCAGGGGCACCCAACCTGCAACTTCATGATGTGAAAACTGGAAAGTGTTTGAAGTC
It includes:
- the SERP1 gene encoding stress-associated endoplasmic reticulum protein 1; its protein translation is MVAKQRIRMANEKHSKNITQRGNVAKTSRTAPEEKASVGPWLLALFIFVVCGSAIFQIIQSIRMGM